A part of Miscanthus floridulus cultivar M001 chromosome 6, ASM1932011v1, whole genome shotgun sequence genomic DNA contains:
- the LOC136460366 gene encoding uncharacterized protein, translating into MAVPNYTYLKLKMPGPNGVITVESTYELAYDCNFKCIEYAEALVEAETLIVDLDRLGSQLPEPKRRARTFEPVEAVKFIPVDPACPNDWALRISATLNIK; encoded by the coding sequence atggcggtccccaactacacctacctcaagctcaaaatgCCAGGTCCCAATGGTGTCATCAcggttgagtccacgtacgagcttGCATATGACTGCAACTtcaagtgcatcgagtacgctgaggctcttgtggaggctgagaccctcatcgtcgaccTTGACCGACTCGGCAGTCAGCTGCCTGAGCCCAAGCGTCGAGCTAGGACTTTCGAGCCCGTGGAGGCTGTCAAATTCATcccagtcgaccccgcctgccccaatGACTGGGCGCTAAGGATCAGCGCCACTctcaacatcaaatag